In Candidatus Goldiibacteriota bacterium, the following are encoded in one genomic region:
- a CDS encoding lysophospholipid acyltransferase family protein, with translation MYYIIVIFTALITLIPIKTLYTAAFYITKVIFFFWTEKYKNVEDNYKTVLLKKLGRFPSDIELKNTINDNLKNYAMFNVEFLYLNKMVKKGAVPEIRGTEKLDESLKKGKGIIMCTLHFSNWDIAGLTISSHYDNVWAVADDLGGGYSKFIQETRGKYGIHIVLPNKNLKDAYRCLENNGILNVLVDRPVSPSEKGAVEVEFFGRKTYVASFAARLALKTGAALMLGCVIRENENFYGNPGEIIEYNITGNTDTDLQVITQEIMKHAEKLITAHPEQWYMFRRFWK, from the coding sequence ATGTACTATATTATCGTAATTTTTACGGCTTTAATAACCCTTATTCCCATCAAAACGCTGTACACGGCGGCGTTTTATATAACAAAAGTAATATTTTTTTTCTGGACTGAAAAATATAAAAATGTTGAGGATAATTATAAAACCGTACTGTTAAAAAAACTTGGCCGTTTCCCTTCTGATATAGAACTTAAAAACACAATAAACGATAACCTTAAAAATTATGCCATGTTTAACGTGGAATTTTTATATCTGAATAAAATGGTGAAAAAAGGCGCTGTTCCTGAAATCCGCGGAACAGAAAAACTGGACGAATCCCTGAAAAAAGGAAAAGGCATCATAATGTGCACCCTTCACTTTTCAAACTGGGATATTGCGGGGCTTACTATTTCCTCCCACTATGACAATGTCTGGGCCGTTGCCGATGACCTGGGCGGCGGATATTCAAAATTTATACAGGAAACACGCGGAAAATACGGCATACATATTGTGCTTCCCAATAAAAACCTTAAAGACGCCTACCGCTGCCTGGAAAATAACGGCATTTTAAACGTGCTTGTGGACAGGCCTGTTTCACCTTCGGAAAAAGGAGCGGTAGAAGTGGAATTTTTTGGAAGAAAAACATATGTGGCATCTTTTGCCGCAAGGCTTGCCTTAAAAACAGGCGCCGCGTTAATGCTTGGCTGTGTCATAAGGGAAAATGAAAATTTTTACGGCAATCCCGGGGAAATTATAGAGTATAATATTACAGGAAATACCGATACTGACCTGCAGGTAATAACACAGGAAATAATGAAACACGCGGAAAAACTTATAACAGCACACCCGGAACAGTGGTATATGTTCCGCAGGTTTTGGAAATAA
- a CDS encoding lysophospholipid acyltransferase family protein yields the protein MYRLLKFTGMLLKNIPRSAGYFFFSALSSVFFILGGIRKQTLKDNLKHITGKVPDNSTLIKNYHNYARYYFDLFKNPSELSKSFDRASFQLLAETVKKHLDSGKSMIITTMHYGNWDLGGAILASYFPGKVTVVVEELSGGAFKWFTETRNGWGMNVIKSTDLKGMLKVLKSGGLLVLVSDRDLEKTGFNPLFFGSKAYIPSGPVKLSLMSGAPILFGVFKRMPSDPLKYSLFWDNTLLNDENLPRTPENEEKITKELVSKFETVLKQDASQWCMLQKVWLE from the coding sequence ATGTACCGCCTGCTTAAATTTACAGGCATGCTGTTAAAAAATATCCCGCGTTCCGCGGGATATTTTTTTTTCAGCGCCTTATCTTCTGTTTTTTTTATCCTGGGCGGCATCAGGAAGCAGACACTTAAAGATAATTTAAAACACATTACCGGTAAAGTACCTGACAACAGCACTCTTATCAAAAACTACCATAATTATGCCAGATATTATTTTGACCTTTTCAAAAATCCGTCTGAACTTTCAAAAAGCTTTGACCGCGCGTCTTTTCAATTGCTGGCCGAAACCGTAAAGAAACACCTTGATAGCGGCAAAAGCATGATAATAACCACAATGCACTATGGCAACTGGGATTTGGGCGGCGCGATTTTAGCATCTTATTTTCCGGGTAAAGTCACGGTAGTGGTGGAAGAATTATCAGGCGGGGCTTTTAAATGGTTTACTGAAACAAGAAACGGCTGGGGTATGAATGTAATAAAATCCACGGATTTAAAAGGCATGCTTAAAGTTCTAAAATCCGGCGGCCTTCTTGTTCTTGTCTCTGACAGAGACCTGGAAAAAACAGGTTTTAACCCGTTATTTTTCGGCAGCAAAGCATACATTCCATCCGGTCCCGTAAAATTGTCCCTTATGTCCGGTGCTCCGATATTATTTGGAGTATTCAAACGTATGCCTTCTGACCCTTTAAAATATTCCCTGTTCTGGGATAATACTCTTTTAAATGACGAAAATCTTCCCCGAACACCGGAAAACGAAGAAAAAATTACAAAAGAACTTGTTTCAAAATTTGAAACTGTATTAAAACAGGATGCATCACAGTGGTGCATGCTGCAGAAGGTGTGGCTGGAATAG
- a CDS encoding phosphoenolpyruvate carboxykinase (GTP), which produces MEVLRKKCSKESYKRLEALKNPALMEFVAKYAEVMDPDSVFVPNDGKADEEYIKKMALEKGEEEALNIKGHTIHHDGIHDQGRDPKNTKFLFSPGIAPEGLNGMDREEGLKEIHEKMKGIMKGRQMMVCFYSLGPVNSPFYIPSVQLTDSFYVVHSENILYRKAYEAFKKAKPSSFFKVVHGTGEVDEQMNSKNIEDRRVYIDLETETVYSCNTQYAGQSVGFKKLALRLAIQKASREGWLAEHMFVMGVKGPKGRVSYFSGAYPSMCGKTSTAMVEGESIVGDDLAYLRNIKGKVHAVNVEKGIFGIIQDISSESDPLIWNVLNSPGDVIVSNVLNADGTPYWLGDKRETPEKGKNYSGTWEKGKTDHTGQEINFAHKNARYSISLEKLKNCDKNLHKKEGVELKGIIYGGRDSNTSVPVCQSFGWEHGVITMGASLESETTAATIGQEGKRVFNIMSNLEFLSISMAKYLECYLEFPKTLKTVPPIFGANYFLRGKDGKWLNGVKDKKVWLKWMELKANGDVDGIQSPVGVLPKYDIIKKLFKELLNKEYSIEEYNEQFMIRVQENIAKMDRIIAVYKGVKGTPARVFEELEAQKKRLMELKAAKGDYVTPDKL; this is translated from the coding sequence ATGGAGGTTTTAAGAAAGAAGTGTTCCAAAGAAAGTTACAAGAGGCTTGAAGCCCTGAAGAATCCCGCATTAATGGAATTTGTGGCCAAATACGCGGAGGTAATGGATCCTGATTCTGTTTTTGTTCCCAATGACGGTAAAGCCGATGAAGAATATATTAAAAAAATGGCGCTTGAAAAAGGGGAAGAAGAAGCTTTAAATATTAAAGGGCATACAATTCATCATGACGGAATCCACGATCAGGGACGTGACCCAAAAAATACAAAATTTCTTTTCTCCCCGGGTATAGCGCCTGAAGGTTTAAACGGAATGGACAGGGAAGAAGGGTTAAAAGAGATTCATGAAAAAATGAAGGGAATAATGAAAGGGCGCCAGATGATGGTATGTTTTTATTCGCTTGGGCCTGTAAATTCCCCTTTTTATATTCCTTCAGTGCAGCTTACAGATTCTTTTTATGTTGTGCATTCGGAAAATATTCTTTACAGAAAAGCTTATGAAGCTTTTAAAAAAGCAAAACCATCCTCTTTCTTCAAGGTTGTTCACGGAACGGGCGAAGTGGATGAGCAGATGAACAGTAAAAATATAGAAGACAGAAGGGTGTACATTGACCTTGAAACAGAGACAGTTTACAGCTGCAACACGCAGTACGCGGGGCAGTCAGTGGGCTTTAAGAAACTTGCTTTAAGGCTTGCAATTCAGAAAGCATCGCGCGAAGGCTGGCTTGCTGAACATATGTTTGTAATGGGCGTAAAAGGGCCAAAGGGGCGCGTATCATATTTCTCCGGTGCTTACCCTTCTATGTGTGGAAAGACTTCCACCGCCATGGTTGAAGGCGAATCAATAGTGGGCGATGATTTGGCGTATTTAAGAAATATTAAAGGCAAAGTACACGCTGTTAACGTTGAAAAAGGGATATTCGGAATTATTCAGGATATAAGTTCTGAATCTGACCCGCTTATCTGGAATGTATTAAACTCACCCGGCGATGTAATTGTAAGTAATGTATTAAATGCAGACGGCACGCCGTACTGGCTTGGCGATAAAAGGGAAACGCCTGAAAAGGGAAAAAATTATTCCGGCACATGGGAAAAAGGCAAAACAGACCACACAGGCCAGGAAATAAATTTCGCGCATAAAAATGCAAGGTATTCCATAAGCCTTGAAAAACTGAAAAATTGCGATAAAAATCTCCATAAAAAAGAGGGTGTGGAGCTTAAGGGTATTATTTACGGCGGGCGCGACAGTAATACATCCGTTCCTGTATGCCAGTCTTTTGGCTGGGAACACGGTGTAATTACAATGGGAGCTTCGCTTGAATCGGAAACCACGGCCGCTACAATAGGGCAGGAAGGCAAGCGCGTGTTTAACATTATGTCCAACCTTGAATTCCTTTCAATTTCCATGGCCAAATATCTTGAATGCTACCTTGAATTTCCAAAAACTTTAAAAACCGTGCCTCCTATTTTTGGCGCCAATTATTTCTTAAGGGGCAAAGATGGCAAATGGTTGAACGGGGTTAAGGATAAAAAAGTCTGGCTTAAATGGATGGAATTAAAAGCAAACGGTGATGTGGATGGAATACAGTCCCCTGTGGGAGTCCTTCCAAAATATGACATTATTAAGAAACTTTTTAAAGAACTGCTTAATAAAGAATATTCAATTGAAGAATATAATGAACAGTTTATGATACGCGTACAGGAAAATATAGCCAAGATGGACAGGATAATAGCGGTTTATAAAGGCGTTAAGGGCACTCCTGCCAGGGTATTTGAAGAACTTGAAGCCCAGAAAAAAAGGCTTATGGAATTAAAAGCCGCCAAGGGCGATTACGTTACACCGGATAAACTTTAA
- a CDS encoding PHP domain-containing protein yields the protein MSKKKNSFFTQHPPHGYAVDKHMEFIKQEHLTGYSKADTHLHTTASDAVNTPEEVVDYVEHHTDLAIIGVTDHDQIKGGIAAQEYALKKKYRVQVIVGEEVSTLKGHLIGLFMKKRIRRYTSLIDTIKSIHEQGGIVVVPHPLSWLTTSVGEQAFKTIIEHKDPLVYFDAVELLNPAIAGKITDGKAAKINKEFWKLPVTGGSDSHSFEGVGDAYTLFKGKTIEDFRTSIKEGTTFFGGTYWDFQDHWDLFIKKVKKFKVF from the coding sequence ATGTCAAAAAAGAAAAATTCATTTTTTACGCAGCACCCCCCTCACGGCTATGCGGTGGACAAACATATGGAATTCATAAAACAGGAGCATTTAACCGGATACAGCAAGGCTGATACACACCTGCATACCACCGCAAGCGATGCTGTAAATACCCCTGAAGAAGTTGTGGATTACGTGGAACACCACACTGACCTTGCAATAATAGGCGTGACCGACCACGACCAGATAAAAGGCGGAATAGCCGCGCAGGAATACGCCCTTAAAAAGAAATACAGGGTACAGGTAATTGTGGGCGAGGAAGTAAGCACTTTAAAGGGCCACCTTATAGGCCTTTTTATGAAAAAAAGGATAAGAAGATACACTTCGCTGATAGACACAATTAAATCAATACACGAACAGGGCGGCATAGTTGTCGTCCCCCACCCTTTAAGCTGGCTTACAACGTCTGTGGGGGAACAGGCGTTTAAAACCATAATAGAACATAAAGACCCTCTTGTTTATTTTGACGCGGTGGAGCTTTTAAACCCCGCAATAGCAGGCAAAATAACCGACGGCAAAGCCGCTAAAATCAACAAGGAATTCTGGAAGCTTCCCGTTACCGGCGGTTCTGACAGCCACTCTTTTGAAGGCGTGGGCGATGCCTATACTTTATTTAAGGGAAAAACAATTGAGGACTTCCGTACCAGTATTAAAGAAGGCACCACTTTCTTTGGCGGCACGTACTGGGACTTTCAGGACCACTGGGATTTGTTTATAAAAAAAGTCAAAAAGTTTAAAGTTTTTTAG
- a CDS encoding inositol-3-phosphate synthase produces the protein MAKIRMAIAGLGNCAWSLMQGLEFYKDVQDSTFIPGLMNANLGGYRVRDIELVAAFDVDSNKVGKDVKDALEALPNNTIEFAKMKKTGVKCMRGPTLDGLGKYYREVVTESDEIPVDVAKVLREKKVDVFVSYMPVGSEEAVQYYASCALEAKCAFVNAIPVFIASKPEWAERFKKAGVPIIGDDIKSQVGATIVHRVLTQLFGDRGVNILRTYQINFGGNMDFKNMLERERLYSKKISKTNAVLSAMQNHINSAEDVHVGPSDHIPWLKDRKWCHIRMEGENFGGVPLNLELKLEVWDSPNSAGVIIDAVRCAKIALDKKIGGILEGPSAYFMKTPPVQYDDNLAKQMVQKFVDSKQAPVKKSAKKAVKKSSKKK, from the coding sequence ATGGCAAAGATCAGAATGGCAATTGCAGGTTTAGGCAACTGCGCCTGGTCCCTGATGCAGGGGCTGGAGTTTTACAAGGATGTACAGGACAGCACGTTTATCCCCGGACTTATGAACGCCAACCTTGGGGGATACAGGGTGCGCGACATTGAACTTGTCGCGGCTTTTGACGTGGACAGCAACAAGGTCGGAAAAGACGTAAAGGACGCGCTGGAAGCCCTTCCAAACAACACTATAGAATTCGCTAAAATGAAAAAGACCGGCGTGAAATGCATGAGGGGCCCGACACTGGACGGCCTTGGCAAGTATTACAGGGAAGTTGTAACAGAATCAGACGAGATTCCGGTGGACGTGGCTAAGGTATTAAGGGAAAAGAAAGTGGATGTGTTTGTAAGTTACATGCCTGTTGGTTCCGAAGAAGCGGTTCAGTACTACGCTTCGTGCGCGCTTGAGGCAAAGTGCGCGTTTGTAAATGCTATCCCGGTATTTATCGCTTCAAAACCGGAATGGGCGGAAAGGTTTAAAAAAGCAGGAGTGCCTATTATCGGCGACGACATTAAATCACAGGTCGGCGCGACGATAGTGCACAGGGTTTTAACCCAGCTTTTTGGCGACAGGGGCGTAAATATTCTACGCACCTATCAGATTAACTTTGGCGGCAACATGGACTTTAAAAACATGCTGGAACGCGAACGCCTTTATTCCAAGAAAATTTCCAAGACCAACGCTGTTTTGTCGGCAATGCAGAATCATATAAACAGCGCGGAAGACGTGCACGTAGGGCCGTCTGACCACATCCCATGGCTTAAAGACCGCAAATGGTGCCACATAAGGATGGAAGGCGAAAATTTCGGCGGCGTCCCGCTTAACCTTGAATTGAAACTGGAAGTATGGGATTCACCAAACAGCGCCGGTGTTATTATTGACGCGGTACGCTGCGCCAAGATAGCCCTTGATAAGAAAATAGGCGGCATACTGGAAGGGCCTTCAGCTTACTTTATGAAGACGCCCCCTGTTCAGTACGATGACAACCTTGCCAAACAGATGGTTCAGAAATTTGTGGACAGCAAACAGGCACCTGTTAAGAAATCCGCGAAAAAAGCGGTTAAAAAATCTTCCAAGAAGAAATAA
- a CDS encoding glycosyltransferase family 4 protein: MPDTFKKIAIVTPYYYPLYGGVQEYVYHLKKEYQKLGYFVKVITSRFNSDISKDEKDVIRIGRGYPITVNGSTGRIILMRDKTEIKKALDKYNFDIIHFQEPFVPFLSHEVIKFSKAFNIATFHANFTSNIYYRAGKVFISPLWKKLHGKIAVSPSAKSSISRYFDGSDIEIIPNGVSTSRFSPTGDKIEKFNDSMINILFTGRIEKRKGLVYLIKAYEKLKNTHSNIRLIVVGRGPLMPQLQKYIKKHAIKDIFFEGFVSTDDLPKYYRTAQIYCSPALFGESFGIVLLEAMAAGIPVVAFNISGYNDVVSNMDDGFLAQPRDVHDLSQKLEILITKKPIMRELGARGRIKAKRHAWPEIAKKNLEFYRTIWDKEHHDKTEAV; the protein is encoded by the coding sequence ATGCCTGACACTTTTAAAAAAATAGCCATAGTGACGCCGTATTATTACCCGCTTTACGGCGGGGTACAGGAATATGTCTATCACCTGAAAAAAGAGTATCAAAAACTTGGATATTTTGTAAAAGTAATCACTTCACGTTTCAACAGCGATATTTCAAAAGACGAAAAAGACGTAATAAGAATAGGGCGCGGGTATCCTATAACAGTAAACGGTTCTACAGGCAGAATAATACTGATGCGTGATAAAACAGAAATTAAAAAAGCGCTGGATAAGTATAACTTTGACATAATCCATTTCCAGGAGCCCTTTGTCCCCTTTTTGTCGCACGAAGTGATAAAATTTTCTAAAGCCTTTAACATAGCCACTTTCCACGCGAATTTTACTTCAAATATTTATTACAGGGCGGGAAAAGTATTTATTTCGCCTTTATGGAAAAAACTTCACGGCAAAATAGCAGTATCTCCTTCGGCAAAAAGCAGCATTTCCAGGTATTTTGACGGTTCTGATATTGAAATAATACCAAACGGCGTTTCAACATCACGCTTTTCCCCCACAGGGGATAAAATAGAAAAATTTAATGATTCCATGATAAACATACTTTTCACGGGAAGAATAGAAAAAAGAAAGGGGCTTGTGTACCTTATAAAAGCTTATGAAAAACTTAAAAATACACATTCAAATATAAGGCTTATTGTTGTCGGACGCGGCCCTTTAATGCCGCAGCTTCAGAAATACATTAAAAAACACGCTATAAAAGACATTTTTTTTGAAGGTTTTGTTTCCACAGATGACCTTCCAAAATATTACAGGACCGCGCAGATATACTGCTCGCCCGCGCTTTTTGGCGAAAGTTTCGGCATTGTCCTATTGGAAGCAATGGCGGCTGGTATTCCTGTCGTGGCTTTTAACATAAGCGGATATAATGATGTGGTTTCAAATATGGATGACGGTTTTCTTGCGCAGCCGCGCGACGTGCATGACCTGTCGCAGAAACTGGAAATTCTGATAACAAAAAAACCCATTATGCGCGAACTGGGCGCCCGCGGCAGGATAAAAGCCAAACGCCACGCATGGCCGGAAATAGCCAAAAAAAACCTGGAATTTTACCGTACTATTTGGGATAAAGAACATCATGACAAAACGGAGGCCGTTTAA
- a CDS encoding carbonic anhydrase: MKIKEINSAADIPKSMLGTPVETLIRCHNFGEDRKQYDNAEILIGMCMDNRKVLRVPDNFAYVIRTAGGSMKYSDFVISYAVAVGQIKAIAIIGHDDCGMCGLHNRKESYIEGLVNAGWDKDTAEQHFDSFSPIFEIGNEEDFVISEVKRIKNRYEKLYVAPLFYRMSDGMLSYIDMEE, translated from the coding sequence ATTCAGCGGCGGATATTCCAAAATCAATGCTGGGAACCCCGGTTGAAACCCTTATCCGATGCCATAATTTTGGTGAAGACAGAAAGCAGTACGATAACGCGGAAATTCTTATCGGTATGTGCATGGATAACAGAAAAGTTTTAAGGGTTCCGGATAATTTTGCTTATGTGATAAGGACCGCGGGCGGTTCCATGAAATACAGTGATTTTGTTATTTCATACGCTGTGGCTGTCGGACAAATAAAAGCAATCGCTATAATAGGCCATGATGACTGCGGTATGTGCGGCCTGCACAATAGAAAAGAAAGTTATATAGAAGGGCTTGTAAACGCGGGATGGGACAAAGATACGGCTGAACAGCATTTTGACAGTTTTTCCCCGATATTTGAAATAGGCAACGAAGAAGATTTTGTAATATCAGAAGTTAAAAGGATAAAGAACAGGTATGAAAAGCTTTATGTGGCGCCGCTTTTTTACAGGATGTCAGACGGAATGCTTTCGTATATAGATATGGAAGAATAG